ATCTGAATCCAAGGTTCACTTTGATGATTTATGTGATTGGTTTAGGACAAAAATTCTGTTGTCTTAAAagtgacatttttttttctttagttttatgGGTTATTAATCTAAGTTTCTAAAGCCCTGTTTTCCCAGATTTTGATGTAAGATTATGAAGACTAGGAAGGGAAAGCGTTCTGAGGTAAAGAAAAAACTTCGGTGTTGCGTGAATTTATATAAACTGCAATGTTTTAATGATAAGCATGGTCAATTGTGTTCTATTTCAGGCCTTTTGGCCATCCATTGTGATGAAGAAATGGTTGAATATAAAGCCAACGGTGTACGATTTTAGTGAAGATGAGGTCGAGACTGAAACCGAAACCGAGAGTGAAGATGATGGTACatcataatatatttatcattatcataatCATATATTTCCTTAGATTTTCAGTTTCTTCAATGATGTTTTTCTGCAACTCCCACTAGCTTATTCCATTAAAGATTCAAGATTGAATGGTGGTGAGGATTATATCCACAGCACACTGCAAAACCAAGATTGCAGCAGCCAAATTTCAGgcaatttttttagttaattactgtgaatttattttgttatctaCTACTAATTTGTCAATTCTAAACTTTGTTTCatatggtttttctttttgatgttTTGTCATTTAGATTCGTCATCTACGGTTTATCGGTTAAGGCACCGGAGGGGAAAATCAGAAACTCTGCGCTTACAGTACATAAACACAAAGGATGTGAGGTTTGCCTGCAAGATTGCTTATGCTTAAAAGTGTAAGCCTTTAACTAAGGTGTTGCTATAAATTTCTTATTTGAAACAAATCATGGTTGCCTATAGGGTGACAATAGGCACTTGGAATGTTGCTGGAAGACTTCCATGTGATGATCTTATCATTGATGACTGGCTTTGCACCGAACAGCTAGCAGATATTTACATTATCGGGTGAGTATTTTCTTTCCCCGTCCAATCTTATAGCTGTGTTCAGCACATAGCCGTATATGATACTCGGAGTATTTGCAGGTTCCAGGAGGTGGTCCCTTTGAATGCTGGACATGTACTGGGGGCTGAGGATAACAGGCCAATTCCTAAATGGGAAGCAATAATTAGAAGAACTCTGAACAAATCTTTGAAACCTGAAAGCAAACATAAATGCCATAGTGCCCCATCTTCTCCTGTGTTACGGACGTGTTCTGTTGCAGATGCATTAGCAGATGAGATAGCTGCCCTGCCATTGGAGTATTTGGAGACTGCTAATGACTATGTCTGGCCTGAACATTCATTAGAGGAAACCCCAAAACTGGGGACAGCATTGAGCAGCTCAACaagaattgggtttaatctgaCAGACAATTTCACCACCTGCAACCCTCATGATGTGGGGTTAAAAGGGAGCCGATTGAGAAGATCACACCATAGTTCTGAAAACTTGGGTTCAATTTGTGTGCAAGAGGAACAGAAGCTGGAACAGGTTGTTGATTCCTTCTCCGAAATATCTGATGAGTTTTCTGAAGAAGAGGATGATAGTTTCTTGGAAGCAGCAATCGAGGAACATGGCAATGATAGGGGAAGATCAAGGACAAAGTACGTGCGAATAGTGAGCAAGCAAATGGTTGGAATCTACGTATCTGTATGGGTGAGAAAGAGGCTGAGGAAACATGTTAACAATTTGAAAGTCTCTCCTGTTGGTGTTGGTCTTATGGGCTACATGGGAAACAAGGTACCGTTACATGCCTCTCCATACTTTAATGTCTTTCAATCTGTGGTTGGCTTCATGGCATTTTGCTTTTTGCAGGGATCTGTTTCTGTTAGCATGACTCTATTCCAATCCAGGCTGTGCTTTGTGTGTTCGCATTTGACATCAGGTCATAAAGATGGAGCTGAACAAAGACGCAACGCCGATGTGTACGAAATTATCCGACGAACACGTTTCTCATCCGTCATTGATACAGATCAATCACAAACAATCCCATCTCACGAGTAAGCAAAATGTCAACCAATTTTCTTATCAATATATTCAACCTGAAACATTAATGTGTGCCAATGGTGGCCCCTGTCAACAGTCAGATATTTTGGTTTGGGGATCTGAACTATCGTCTTAGCATGTCGGACACTAAGGTGAGAAAGCTTGTTGCTCTAAAGCGCTGGGACGAACTACTCAACAATGATCAGGTCAGTATCACAATAACTTAGTTAATGGCTTCAAGAGAAACGACGTTAATGGCTTCGATTCTGTGCCACAGCTTCATAATGAACTGCATAGCGGGCACATTTTCAATGGATGGAAAGAAGGGGTCATAGACTTTCCTCCTACCTACAAGTATGAAATGAATTCTAATAGATATGTTGGCGAGAACCCTAAAGAAGGGGAGAAGAAGAGATCTCCGGCATGGTAAGCATGAGTTTCTACAAAAGTACCCGGACAAGAAACCTATGTTGCTCTGGCTCTTATTTTTCCATATCTTGACATGAGTATTGAGATATAACCCTCTGAAAACCCTTTACAAACAGGAAAAAGCTAAGAAAAAGTGAACATCCTTGTGTCGGACACATAAAGTGTCCAACATTCACACTCAAATCTGAGTAATTTAGCAAGAAACCAGATATCAGAGTTTCAGAAAGTTTCTGAAAGCACAACAGACCTGGCACAATGGTAactgataattaattaagttctgTATATGCTTACCTTGGTAGGTGTGATCGTATACTCTGGTATGGTAAAGGCATAAAACAACTTTGTTATCAACGAGCAGAAATAAGACTCTCCGATCATCGACCTGTCAGTTCAATGTTTTTACTCGAAGTTGAAGT
The window above is part of the Gossypium raimondii isolate GPD5lz chromosome 9, ASM2569854v1, whole genome shotgun sequence genome. Proteins encoded here:
- the LOC105800302 gene encoding type I inositol polyphosphate 5-phosphatase 2 isoform X1, whose protein sequence is MKTRKGKRSEAFWPSIVMKKWLNIKPTVYDFSEDEVETETETESEDDAYSIKDSRLNGGEDYIHSTLQNQDCSSQISDSSSTVYRLRHRRGKSETLRLQYINTKDVRVTIGTWNVAGRLPCDDLIIDDWLCTEQLADIYIIGFQEVVPLNAGHVLGAEDNRPIPKWEAIIRRTLNKSLKPESKHKCHSAPSSPVLRTCSVADALADEIAALPLEYLETANDYVWPEHSLEETPKLGTALSSSTRIGFNLTDNFTTCNPHDVGLKGSRLRRSHHSSENLGSICVQEEQKLEQVVDSFSEISDEFSEEEDDSFLEAAIEEHGNDRGRSRTKYVRIVSKQMVGIYVSVWVRKRLRKHVNNLKVSPVGVGLMGYMGNKGSVSVSMTLFQSRLCFVCSHLTSGHKDGAEQRRNADVYEIIRRTRFSSVIDTDQSQTIPSHDQIFWFGDLNYRLSMSDTKVRKLVALKRWDELLNNDQLHNELHSGHIFNGWKEGVIDFPPTYKYEMNSNRYVGENPKEGEKKRSPAWCDRILWYGKGIKQLCYQRAEIRLSDHRPVSSMFLLEVEVLDHRKLQRALNVSTAAVHPEIFFDENEDLEL
- the LOC105800302 gene encoding type I inositol polyphosphate 5-phosphatase 2 isoform X2, producing MVTIGTWNVAGRLPCDDLIIDDWLCTEQLADIYIIGFQEVVPLNAGHVLGAEDNRPIPKWEAIIRRTLNKSLKPESKHKCHSAPSSPVLRTCSVADALADEIAALPLEYLETANDYVWPEHSLEETPKLGTALSSSTRIGFNLTDNFTTCNPHDVGLKGSRLRRSHHSSENLGSICVQEEQKLEQVVDSFSEISDEFSEEEDDSFLEAAIEEHGNDRGRSRTKYVRIVSKQMVGIYVSVWVRKRLRKHVNNLKVSPVGVGLMGYMGNKGSVSVSMTLFQSRLCFVCSHLTSGHKDGAEQRRNADVYEIIRRTRFSSVIDTDQSQTIPSHDQIFWFGDLNYRLSMSDTKVRKLVALKRWDELLNNDQLHNELHSGHIFNGWKEGVIDFPPTYKYEMNSNRYVGENPKEGEKKRSPAWCDRILWYGKGIKQLCYQRAEIRLSDHRPVSSMFLLEVEVLDHRKLQRALNVSTAAVHPEIFFDENEDLEL